The following proteins are encoded in a genomic region of Stutzerimonas balearica DSM 6083:
- a CDS encoding AAA family ATPase: MKKPRLLQGPRGLALVALLLVGAAALAFWALRSTPPATPAEPGTAAAMLAELQASREPWQANRGDLSRLIGDLREQRIASAALAPDAVYVTAVDGARYWVPDISGRAAGLLLGQYADAATRLFPLALYETDAEARWYKPLVPYLPFALVLVLALVYLAVRSSGFQIQRKRSEVGFDDVIGASEAKQALRDVTAYLRDPQAYARLGARPPKGVLLTGEPGTGKTQLAKALAGEANASFIQVTGSDFSSMYFGVGIQKVKSLFRTARKQAPCIIFIDEIDGIGKRAEQQRSSDAESNRIINQFLAELDGFDGSSGVLVLGATNFPNSLDPALVREGRFDRSIAVGLPGLDDREALFRLYAGRVRAEQDLDFAQLARNTVGLTPAAIAQIVNHAALLAARAGAGTVAMGHFVDAIETCRIGEKPAGVSPMSETERKRIAVHEAGHALVAAALKVGRVEKVTILPRGQALGVTLVTPVEDKRLHLHSELRARIQMLLAGRGAEQLYFHEVSSGAGQDLQEASKIALSMVGALGMSPSGSLLSLQAVRDAHIEFDSGEAIRAADDLLRQLERDCLALLQRIRPALDAITTRLLDEETVPGEAVYAAIATLPEVPQEASVSHIVGHALHAIDRVAASALEHAEHFELSPQDNPRDDGPGMA, from the coding sequence ATGAAGAAACCACGACTGCTCCAAGGCCCACGCGGCCTTGCGCTTGTTGCCCTGTTGCTGGTCGGCGCCGCTGCGCTGGCTTTCTGGGCGCTCCGCTCCACCCCACCGGCGACTCCCGCCGAGCCCGGTACCGCAGCTGCCATGCTGGCCGAGCTGCAGGCATCGCGCGAGCCCTGGCAGGCCAACCGCGGCGACCTTTCGCGCCTGATCGGTGACCTGCGCGAGCAGCGCATCGCGAGTGCCGCCCTGGCCCCGGATGCGGTCTACGTGACCGCCGTTGACGGCGCCCGCTACTGGGTGCCGGACATCTCCGGGCGCGCCGCCGGCCTGCTGCTCGGCCAGTACGCCGATGCCGCCACCCGGCTGTTCCCGCTGGCCCTCTATGAAACCGACGCCGAAGCCCGCTGGTACAAGCCGCTGGTACCCTACCTACCGTTCGCCCTGGTGCTGGTTCTGGCGCTGGTCTACCTGGCGGTGCGCAGCAGCGGTTTCCAGATCCAGCGCAAGCGCAGCGAGGTCGGCTTCGATGACGTGATCGGCGCCAGCGAGGCCAAGCAGGCGCTGCGCGACGTCACCGCCTACCTGCGCGACCCGCAGGCCTATGCGCGGCTTGGCGCGCGCCCACCCAAGGGCGTGCTGCTGACCGGCGAACCCGGCACCGGCAAGACCCAGCTGGCCAAGGCGCTGGCCGGGGAAGCGAATGCCAGCTTCATCCAGGTGACCGGCAGCGACTTCTCTTCGATGTACTTCGGCGTCGGCATCCAGAAGGTGAAGTCGCTGTTCCGCACCGCGCGCAAGCAGGCACCGTGCATCATCTTCATCGACGAGATCGACGGCATCGGCAAGCGCGCCGAACAACAGCGCTCCAGCGATGCCGAGAGCAACCGCATCATCAACCAGTTCCTCGCCGAGCTGGACGGTTTCGACGGCAGCAGCGGCGTGTTGGTGCTCGGCGCGACCAACTTTCCGAACTCGCTGGACCCGGCGCTGGTGCGCGAAGGCCGCTTCGACCGCAGCATCGCCGTCGGCCTGCCCGGCCTCGATGACCGCGAGGCGCTGTTCCGCCTGTATGCCGGCCGCGTGCGCGCCGAGCAGGACCTGGACTTCGCCCAGCTGGCGCGCAATACCGTCGGCCTGACGCCCGCGGCCATTGCCCAGATCGTCAACCATGCCGCCCTGCTGGCCGCCCGCGCCGGCGCCGGTACGGTCGCCATGGGGCATTTCGTCGACGCCATCGAGACCTGCCGCATCGGCGAAAAGCCCGCCGGCGTCAGCCCGATGTCGGAAACCGAGCGCAAGCGCATCGCCGTCCACGAGGCCGGCCACGCGCTGGTCGCCGCGGCGCTGAAGGTCGGCCGGGTGGAAAAGGTCACCATCCTGCCGCGCGGCCAGGCGCTCGGCGTCACCCTGGTCACGCCGGTCGAGGACAAGCGCCTGCACCTGCATTCGGAACTGCGCGCGCGCATCCAGATGCTGCTCGCCGGCCGCGGTGCCGAGCAGCTGTACTTCCACGAGGTGTCGTCCGGCGCCGGGCAGGACCTGCAGGAAGCCTCGAAGATCGCCCTGTCGATGGTCGGTGCGCTGGGCATGAGCCCGAGCGGTTCGCTGCTCAGCCTGCAGGCGGTGCGCGATGCGCACATCGAGTTCGATTCCGGCGAAGCCATCCGCGCCGCCGACGACCTGCTGCGCCAGCTCGAACGCGACTGCCTGGCGCTGCTGCAGCGCATCCGTCCGGCACTGGATGCGATCACCACGCGCCTGCTCGATGAGGAAACGGTACCGGGCGAGGCCGTCTATGCCGCCATCGCCACCCTGCCGGAAGTACCGCAGGAGGCAAGCGTCAGCCATATCGTCGGCCATGCGCTGCATGCCATCGATCGCGTCGCCGCCAGCGCACTGGAGCATGCCGAGCATTTCGAGCTGTCGCCGCAGGACAACCCGCGCGACGACGGGCCGGGGATGGCCTGA
- a CDS encoding TPM domain-containing protein: MIRALCLLGLFLLAGPLAAQEHELPALTGRVVDRAELLDAQTEARLTSLLAGHEQRSGGEQLVVVTVPNLGGRSIEAFGVELGRAWGIGQKGKDNGALLIVARDERQIRIEVGYGLEGELTDAQSSVIINRIMVPAFREGDFARGILDGATAIIQVLGGEPLPAELRPVMPLQGERPGGLGLLLFFGMLVVIFLLGGGRGGRGGGGRAFLLGALLGSMGRGGGFGGGGGFGGGGFGGGGGGFGGGGGGFGGGGASGGW; the protein is encoded by the coding sequence ATGATCCGCGCGCTGTGCCTGCTCGGTCTGTTCCTGCTGGCTGGCCCGCTGGCCGCCCAGGAGCACGAGCTGCCGGCACTGACCGGGCGGGTGGTCGATCGCGCCGAGCTGCTCGATGCTCAGACCGAGGCACGCCTGACGAGCCTGCTGGCCGGTCATGAGCAGCGCAGCGGCGGCGAGCAGCTGGTGGTGGTCACCGTGCCGAACCTCGGCGGGCGCAGCATCGAGGCCTTTGGTGTCGAGCTCGGGCGCGCCTGGGGGATCGGGCAGAAGGGCAAGGACAACGGCGCGCTGCTGATCGTCGCGCGTGACGAGCGCCAGATTCGCATCGAGGTCGGCTACGGCCTGGAAGGTGAGCTCACCGATGCGCAGTCCTCGGTGATCATCAATCGCATCATGGTCCCGGCGTTTCGCGAAGGCGACTTTGCCCGCGGCATCCTCGATGGCGCGACGGCGATCATCCAGGTGCTCGGCGGCGAACCCCTGCCGGCCGAGCTGCGTCCGGTGATGCCGCTGCAGGGGGAGCGGCCCGGCGGGCTCGGATTGCTGTTGTTCTTCGGCATGCTGGTGGTGATCTTCCTGCTTGGCGGCGGTCGCGGAGGCCGCGGCGGTGGCGGGCGCGCCTTTCTGCTCGGGGCACTGCTCGGCAGCATGGGCCGCGGCGGTGGCTTCGGTGGCGGCGGCGGATTTGGCGGCGGCGGCTTCGGTGGAGGCGGCGGCGGCTTCGGTGGAGGCGGCGGTGGTTTCGGTGGCGGCGGCGCTTCCGGCGGCTGGTAA
- a CDS encoding LysR family transcriptional regulator, protein MRRKIPSTAALIAFEAAARHESFTRAADELALTQSAICRQIGGLEEFLGLALFRRSRRGVKLTAAGQSYARRIAAQLDAVERDTLSVMGQQGAMSIELAVVPTFGTQWLVPRLRHFQALHPEITVNLTNRTRPFLFADTEFDAAIYFGDADWSGTEAHYLMPEDLQPVCSPALLRDGQPFTTQALAELPLLQQTTRPYAWRQWFDSLGLKVARDMTGPRLELFSMLAQAAEHGMGVALIPPFLIQRELAEGRLLLAHPHAYRSETRAYYLMIPERKVESAGLVAFREWLKEETRVWREAP, encoded by the coding sequence ATGCGTCGCAAGATTCCCAGCACCGCCGCGCTGATCGCCTTCGAGGCCGCCGCCCGCCACGAGAGCTTCACCCGCGCGGCCGACGAGCTGGCGCTGACCCAGAGTGCCATCTGCCGGCAGATCGGCGGGCTGGAGGAGTTCCTCGGCCTGGCGCTGTTCCGTCGTTCGCGGCGCGGCGTGAAGCTCACCGCCGCCGGGCAGTCCTACGCCCGCCGCATCGCCGCGCAGCTGGACGCGGTGGAGCGCGACACGCTGTCGGTGATGGGCCAGCAGGGCGCGATGAGCATCGAGCTGGCCGTGGTGCCGACCTTCGGCACCCAGTGGCTGGTGCCGCGCCTCAGGCATTTCCAGGCGCTGCATCCGGAGATCACGGTGAACCTGACCAACCGCACCCGGCCCTTTCTCTTTGCCGATACCGAGTTCGATGCTGCCATCTACTTCGGCGATGCCGACTGGTCCGGTACCGAGGCGCACTACCTGATGCCCGAGGACCTGCAGCCGGTCTGCAGCCCCGCCCTGCTGCGCGACGGTCAGCCGTTCACGACCCAGGCCCTGGCCGAACTGCCGCTGCTGCAGCAGACCACCCGCCCCTACGCCTGGCGCCAGTGGTTCGATTCGCTGGGGCTGAAAGTCGCCCGCGACATGACCGGCCCGCGGCTGGAGCTGTTCTCCATGCTGGCGCAGGCGGCCGAGCATGGCATGGGGGTGGCGCTGATCCCGCCGTTTTTGATCCAGCGCGAACTGGCCGAGGGGCGGCTGCTGCTGGCGCATCCGCACGCCTACCGCAGCGAGACGCGGGCGTACTACCTGATGATTCCCGAGCGCAAGGTGGAGTCGGCGGGGCTGGTGGCGTTTCGGGAGTGGTTGAAGGAGGAAACGAGGGTTTGGCGGGAGGCGCCGTAG
- a CDS encoding zinc-binding alcohol dehydrogenase family protein: MKAVAYFESLAIDDPRALQDVELPEPLPGPRDLLVEVRAISVNPVDTKVRRNTQPEAGQPKVLGWDVAGVVVGVGSEVSLFKVGDEVFYAGSIARAGGNSERHLVDERIVGRKPQSLSFAEAAALPLTAITAWELLFERLQLVEGHGAGQQLLIVGAAGGVGSIMLQLARQLTEVSVIATASRPETQAWARELGAHHVIDHSQPLYAELQRAGFASVSHVASLTQTDQHFDQLVEALTPQGRLALIDDPAQPLDVMKLKRKSLSLHWELMFTRSLFETPDMVEQHHLLQRVSQLVDQGVLRTTLGEHFGTINAANLRRAHALLESGKAKGKIVLEGF, encoded by the coding sequence ATGAAAGCGGTCGCCTATTTCGAATCCCTCGCCATCGACGATCCCCGTGCCCTGCAGGACGTGGAGCTACCAGAGCCGCTGCCCGGCCCGCGAGACCTGCTGGTGGAGGTGCGCGCCATCTCGGTCAACCCGGTAGACACCAAGGTACGCCGCAACACCCAGCCCGAGGCCGGTCAGCCGAAGGTGCTGGGCTGGGACGTCGCCGGCGTGGTGGTCGGGGTGGGCAGCGAAGTCAGCCTGTTCAAGGTCGGCGACGAGGTGTTCTACGCCGGCTCCATCGCCCGCGCGGGCGGCAACAGTGAACGCCATCTGGTGGACGAGCGCATCGTCGGACGCAAGCCGCAGAGCCTGAGCTTCGCCGAGGCCGCCGCGCTGCCGCTGACCGCCATCACCGCCTGGGAGCTGCTGTTCGAACGCCTGCAACTGGTGGAGGGCCATGGCGCCGGGCAGCAGCTGCTGATCGTCGGAGCCGCCGGCGGCGTCGGTTCGATCATGCTGCAGCTGGCCCGTCAGCTCACCGAGGTCAGCGTGATCGCCACCGCCTCACGTCCGGAAACCCAGGCCTGGGCGCGTGAACTCGGCGCGCACCATGTCATCGACCATAGTCAGCCGTTGTACGCCGAGCTGCAGCGCGCCGGTTTCGCCAGCGTCAGCCATGTCGCCAGCCTGACCCAGACCGATCAGCACTTCGATCAGCTGGTCGAGGCGCTGACGCCGCAGGGCCGCCTGGCACTGATCGACGATCCGGCCCAACCGCTGGACGTGATGAAGCTCAAGCGCAAGAGCCTGTCCCTGCACTGGGAACTGATGTTCACCCGCTCACTGTTCGAGACGCCGGACATGGTCGAGCAGCACCACCTGCTGCAGCGCGTCAGCCAGCTGGTCGATCAGGGCGTGCTGCGCACCACCCTCGGCGAGCACTTCGGCACCATCAACGCGGCCAACCTGCGCCGTGCCCATGCCCTGCTGGAAAGCGGCAAGGCCAAGGGCAAGATCGTGCTGGAAGGTTTCTGA
- a CDS encoding CaiB/BaiF CoA transferase family protein, with protein MPGALSHIRVLDLSRVLAGPWCGQILGDLGAEVIKVERPGTGDDTRHWGPPYLQDQHGENTSEAAYYLTANRNKQSLTVDFTRPEGQRIIRELVTQCDVLLENFKVGGLAAYGLDYESLKAINPRLVYCSITGFGQDGPYATRAGYDFMIQGLGGLMSLTGRSDAEEGAGPVKVGVALTDILTGLYATVGVLAALAHRERSGEGQHIDTALLDVQVACLGNQALNYLTTGVAPRRMGNAHPNIVPYQDFPTADGDIILTVGNDGQFRKFCEVAGRPEWADDPRFASNRARVAHRAELIPLIRQVTVFRTTAEWVSALEQAGVPCGPINDLAQVFSDPQVQHRGLNVEMPHPLAGHVPQVASPLRLSASPVDYRMPPPLLGEHSEALLQRLLGMNDEQIAGLRAAGVI; from the coding sequence ATGCCCGGCGCCCTGTCCCATATCCGCGTGCTCGACCTGTCCCGCGTGCTCGCCGGACCCTGGTGCGGGCAGATTCTCGGTGATCTCGGCGCCGAGGTGATCAAGGTCGAGCGCCCCGGCACTGGCGACGACACCCGTCACTGGGGCCCGCCCTATCTCCAGGATCAGCACGGCGAGAACACCTCGGAGGCGGCTTATTACCTGACCGCCAACCGCAACAAGCAGTCGCTGACCGTCGACTTCACCCGGCCCGAGGGTCAGCGCATCATCCGCGAGCTGGTGACGCAGTGCGATGTGCTGCTGGAAAACTTCAAGGTCGGCGGGCTCGCCGCCTACGGGCTGGATTATGAAAGCCTGAAGGCGATCAATCCGCGGCTGGTCTATTGCTCGATCACCGGTTTTGGCCAGGACGGGCCTTACGCCACACGTGCTGGCTACGACTTCATGATCCAGGGCCTAGGCGGGCTGATGAGCCTGACCGGCCGCAGCGATGCGGAGGAGGGCGCCGGGCCGGTGAAGGTCGGCGTGGCGCTGACCGATATCCTCACCGGCCTGTACGCCACCGTTGGCGTGCTCGCTGCGCTGGCACATCGCGAACGCAGCGGCGAGGGCCAGCATATCGACACGGCGCTACTCGACGTGCAGGTCGCCTGCCTCGGCAACCAGGCGCTCAACTACCTCACCACCGGCGTGGCGCCTAGGCGCATGGGCAATGCCCATCCGAACATCGTGCCCTATCAGGATTTCCCCACCGCCGATGGCGATATCATCCTCACCGTCGGCAATGACGGTCAGTTCCGCAAGTTCTGCGAGGTCGCCGGGCGGCCGGAGTGGGCGGACGATCCGCGCTTCGCCAGCAATCGCGCGCGGGTCGCCCATCGCGCCGAACTGATTCCGCTGATTCGTCAGGTCACGGTGTTCCGCACTACGGCCGAATGGGTCAGTGCGCTGGAGCAGGCCGGCGTGCCTTGCGGGCCGATCAACGACCTGGCCCAGGTGTTCAGCGACCCGCAGGTGCAGCACCGCGGGCTGAACGTCGAGATGCCGCACCCGCTGGCCGGCCACGTGCCGCAGGTGGCCAGCCCGCTGCGGCTGTCCGCTTCACCCGTGGATTACCGCATGCCGCCGCCACTGCTCGGCGAACACAGCGAGGCGCTGTTGCAGCGCCTGCTGGGCATGAATGACGAGCAGATTGCTGGCCTGCGCGCGGCCGGCGTCATCTAG
- a CDS encoding SCP2 sterol-binding domain-containing protein, which yields MKFRFLLWMLGRLMAKASRTNPEFQQQLGDKSLSFQLHTLDGKVARHFVVKDQRVTSKRGPATEPAFSLGFKDAAYGFATMTAKNKQLAFMQGIQNKDIQIQGNPALVMWFQGLTKYLKPKKKK from the coding sequence ATGAAATTTCGCTTCCTGCTCTGGATGCTTGGCCGCCTGATGGCCAAGGCCAGCCGCACCAACCCCGAGTTCCAGCAGCAGCTGGGTGACAAGAGCCTGAGCTTTCAGCTGCACACCCTGGACGGCAAGGTCGCCCGGCATTTCGTGGTCAAGGACCAGCGCGTCACCAGCAAGCGCGGCCCGGCGACTGAGCCGGCGTTCTCCCTCGGCTTCAAGGATGCCGCCTATGGCTTCGCCACCATGACGGCGAAGAACAAGCAGCTGGCGTTCATGCAGGGAATTCAGAACAAGGACATCCAGATCCAGGGCAATCCGGCGCTGGTGATGTGGTTTCAGGGGCTGACCAAATATCTGAAGCCGAAAAAGAAGAAGTAG
- a CDS encoding FecR domain-containing protein, with protein MYRVLHGVAFGILVAVALPGAAEASALPEVIGLVRSVDGASRFINRGQVAPVRLGQALVVGAVLETDQGRLGLALNDGTRLVLGPDSRLRLAAFEFAPARRALGFRARLERGSLYLKGGELTRLAEAALRIDTADGQVTLDGAAGVLVRAGR; from the coding sequence ATGTATCGCGTTTTGCACGGGGTGGCTTTTGGCATATTGGTCGCCGTGGCGTTGCCCGGCGCGGCCGAGGCGTCTGCATTGCCCGAAGTGATCGGGCTGGTGCGCTCGGTCGATGGTGCGTCGCGGTTCATCAATCGGGGCCAGGTCGCCCCGGTTCGGCTCGGGCAAGCTCTGGTGGTCGGTGCCGTGCTGGAAACCGACCAGGGCCGCCTTGGCCTGGCCCTGAATGACGGCACGCGCCTGGTGCTGGGGCCGGATAGCCGACTGCGCCTGGCGGCCTTCGAGTTCGCCCCGGCGCGACGAGCGCTCGGTTTTCGCGCTCGGCTGGAGCGCGGCAGCCTCTATCTGAAGGGGGGTGAACTCACGCGCCTGGCGGAGGCGGCACTGCGCATCGATACCGCCGATGGCCAGGTCACGCTCGACGGAGCGGCCGGCGTGCTGGTGAGGGCCGGCCGATGA
- a CDS encoding TPM domain-containing protein, which produces MTLLSESELQQVAAAIERVEAHTDAELVTVLAARADDYRYIPLLWASLIALLLPGALLFFSGWLSAWQLVLVQWATFVGLALLFRLPGLTTRLIPPAVRRWRACNLARRQFLELNLHHTEGETGMLIFVSEAERYVEILVDRGISRRIDNSAWQAVVAEFTGRVRDGQVLEGFLTCIESCGELLREQVPKTHPRNELPNRLVVLD; this is translated from the coding sequence ATGACGCTACTGAGCGAAAGCGAGCTGCAACAGGTCGCCGCGGCGATCGAGCGGGTCGAGGCACACACCGACGCCGAGCTGGTGACGGTGCTTGCCGCCCGCGCCGACGACTACCGCTATATCCCGCTGCTCTGGGCCAGCCTGATCGCCCTCTTGCTGCCCGGCGCGCTGCTATTCTTTAGCGGCTGGTTGAGCGCCTGGCAGCTGGTGCTGGTGCAATGGGCAACCTTCGTGGGGCTGGCGCTGCTATTTCGCCTGCCGGGCCTGACCACCCGGCTGATCCCGCCGGCGGTGCGCCGCTGGCGGGCCTGCAACCTGGCGCGCCGGCAGTTCCTCGAACTCAACCTGCACCACACCGAGGGCGAGACCGGCATGCTGATCTTCGTCTCCGAAGCTGAGCGCTACGTGGAAATCCTCGTCGACCGCGGTATTTCCCGCCGTATCGACAACAGCGCCTGGCAGGCGGTCGTCGCCGAGTTCACCGGGCGCGTGCGCGACGGGCAGGTCCTCGAAGGCTTCCTCACCTGCATCGAATCCTGCGGCGAGCTGCTGCGCGAGCAAGTGCCCAAGACCCATCCGCGCAACGAATTGCCCAACCGGCTGGTGGTGCTGGACTAG
- a CDS encoding HU family DNA-binding protein yields the protein MRKPELAAAIAEKADLSKDQANRVLNAVLDEITNALNRKDSVTLVGFGTFVQRHRGARAGKNPQTGEPVTIKASNTVAFKPGKMLRDAIN from the coding sequence ATGCGTAAACCGGAACTTGCCGCCGCCATCGCCGAGAAGGCTGACCTGTCCAAGGATCAGGCCAACCGTGTCCTCAACGCCGTTCTGGACGAAATCACCAATGCGCTGAACCGCAAGGACAGCGTCACCCTGGTCGGTTTCGGCACCTTCGTCCAACGCCACCGCGGAGCCCGCGCCGGCAAGAACCCGCAGACCGGCGAGCCGGTCACCATCAAGGCCAGCAACACTGTGGCCTTCAAGCCGGGAAAGATGCTGCGCGACGCCATCAACTGA
- a CDS encoding LemA family protein, whose protein sequence is MRTLRFTHAWQLAVVLFMSSLLAGCGINNIPQYDEQVKSAWAQVENQYQRRADLVPNLVETVKGFARQEQETLTAVIEARAKATSIQVDANTLDNPEQLQRFQQAQNQLSGALSRLMVVSERYPELKSNQNFLALQSQLEGTENRIAVARRDFIAAVERYNTEIRTFPGRIWHTLMYSDMPIRETFEATATNADQAPQVKFE, encoded by the coding sequence ATGCGAACCCTGCGCTTCACCCACGCCTGGCAGCTGGCAGTCGTGCTTTTCATGTCGTCGCTGCTGGCCGGCTGCGGCATCAACAACATTCCGCAGTACGACGAGCAGGTGAAATCTGCCTGGGCCCAGGTGGAAAACCAGTACCAGCGGCGCGCCGATCTGGTCCCCAACCTGGTGGAAACGGTCAAGGGCTTCGCCCGCCAGGAGCAGGAGACCCTCACTGCGGTGATCGAGGCGCGCGCCAAAGCGACGTCGATCCAGGTCGATGCCAACACGCTGGACAACCCCGAGCAACTGCAGCGCTTCCAGCAGGCGCAGAATCAGCTGTCCGGTGCGCTGAGCCGGTTGATGGTGGTCTCCGAGCGCTATCCGGAACTCAAGTCCAACCAGAACTTCCTCGCCCTGCAGTCACAACTCGAAGGCACCGAGAACCGCATCGCGGTGGCCCGGCGTGACTTCATCGCCGCGGTGGAGCGCTACAACACCGAGATCCGCACCTTTCCCGGGCGCATCTGGCACACGCTGATGTACAGCGACATGCCGATTCGCGAGACCTTCGAGGCCACGGCGACCAATGCCGATCAGGCGCCGCAAGTGAAGTTCGAATGA
- a CDS encoding acyl-CoA dehydrogenase, translating to MAGKASFNWIDPLLLDQQLTEEERMVRDSAAQFAADKLAPRVLEAFRHEQTDPAIFREMGETGLLGATIPEAYGGSGLNYVCYGLIAREVERIDSGYRSMMSVQSSLVMVPIYEFGNEATRQKYLPKLASGEYIGCFGLTEPNHGSDPGSMVTRAKKVDGGYCLSGSKMWITNSPIADVFVVWAKDDAGEIRGFVLEKGWEGLSAPTIHGKVGLRASITGEIVMDNVFCPEENAFPDVRGLKGPFTCLNSARYGISWGALGAAEFCWHTARQYVLDRQQFGRPLAANQLIQKKLADMQTEITLALQGCLRLGRMKDEGSAAVEITSIMKRNSCGKALDVARMARDMMGGNGISDEFGVARHLVNLEVVNTYEGTHDVHALILGRAQTGIQAFF from the coding sequence ATGGCCGGCAAAGCAAGCTTCAACTGGATCGACCCGCTGCTGCTCGATCAGCAGCTGACCGAAGAAGAGCGCATGGTGCGCGACAGCGCCGCGCAATTTGCCGCTGACAAGCTGGCACCGCGGGTGCTGGAAGCCTTCCGCCATGAGCAGACCGATCCGGCGATCTTTCGCGAGATGGGCGAAACAGGGCTGCTCGGCGCGACCATTCCTGAGGCTTACGGTGGCAGTGGCCTGAATTACGTGTGCTACGGGCTGATCGCCCGTGAGGTCGAGCGCATCGATTCGGGCTACCGCTCGATGATGAGCGTGCAGTCGTCGCTGGTGATGGTGCCGATCTACGAGTTCGGCAACGAGGCGACCAGACAGAAGTATCTGCCCAAGCTGGCCAGTGGCGAATACATCGGCTGCTTCGGCCTGACCGAGCCGAACCATGGCTCAGACCCGGGCAGCATGGTCACCCGGGCGAAGAAGGTCGACGGCGGCTATTGCCTGTCCGGCAGCAAGATGTGGATCACCAACAGCCCGATCGCCGATGTGTTCGTGGTCTGGGCCAAGGATGACGCCGGCGAAATCCGCGGCTTCGTGCTGGAGAAGGGCTGGGAAGGGTTGTCCGCCCCGACGATCCACGGCAAGGTCGGCCTGCGCGCGTCGATCACCGGCGAGATCGTCATGGACAACGTGTTCTGCCCGGAAGAGAACGCCTTCCCCGACGTGCGTGGGCTGAAGGGCCCGTTCACCTGCCTGAACAGTGCCCGCTACGGCATCAGCTGGGGCGCGCTGGGTGCCGCCGAGTTCTGCTGGCACACCGCACGTCAGTACGTGCTCGACCGCCAGCAGTTCGGCCGGCCGCTGGCCGCCAACCAGCTGATCCAGAAGAAGCTGGCTGACATGCAGACCGAGATCACCCTGGCGTTGCAAGGTTGCCTGCGCCTCGGCCGGATGAAGGACGAGGGCAGCGCCGCGGTGGAAATCACCTCGATCATGAAGCGCAACAGCTGCGGCAAGGCGCTGGACGTGGCGCGCATGGCGCGCGACATGATGGGCGGCAACGGCATCAGCGACGAGTTCGGCGTGGCCCGGCACCTGGTCAACCTGGAGGTGGTGAACACCTACGAGGGCACCCACGATGTGCACGCGCTGATCCTCGGTCGCGCGCAGACCGGCATTCAGGCGTTCTTCTGA
- a CDS encoding LysR family transcriptional regulator has translation MLRIDDLQLFVRTADSGSLSAAARGLDVSPAVASAALKRLEASLGARLFVRSTRSLRLTAEGEAYLLHARAALASLHEGAQALAGGREAISGVLQLSAPSDFGRNVLLPWLDEFQASHPQLQLRLLLGDGLTDLFRQPVDLVLRYGEPQDSSLVALPVAAGNRRVLCASPAYLQRHGAPQRLDELAGHNCLRFMLAGRVHDRWCFQEGRRALTVQVSGDRVSDDADVVRRWALAGGGLAYKSWLDIADDVAAGRLQVLLPELGGEPAPLNLLCAHRAQLSQPVRLLREHLQQRCAELLAPAPWLAAR, from the coding sequence ATGCTGCGAATCGACGACCTCCAGCTGTTCGTCCGTACCGCCGACAGCGGTAGCCTTTCCGCGGCCGCGCGCGGGCTCGACGTGTCGCCGGCGGTGGCCAGTGCGGCCTTGAAGCGCCTGGAGGCGAGCCTGGGCGCGCGACTGTTCGTGCGCTCCACCCGCAGCCTGCGCCTGACTGCCGAGGGCGAGGCGTATCTGCTGCATGCCCGGGCAGCGCTGGCCAGCCTGCACGAGGGTGCCCAGGCGCTCGCTGGCGGGCGTGAGGCGATCAGTGGCGTGCTGCAGCTGTCGGCGCCATCGGATTTCGGTCGCAACGTCCTGCTGCCCTGGCTCGACGAATTCCAGGCGAGCCATCCGCAGTTGCAGCTGCGCCTGCTGCTGGGCGACGGCCTGACCGACCTGTTCCGCCAGCCGGTGGACCTGGTCCTGCGTTACGGCGAGCCGCAGGATTCGAGCCTGGTGGCGCTGCCGGTGGCGGCCGGCAATCGCCGGGTGCTCTGCGCTTCGCCGGCCTACCTGCAGCGCCACGGCGCGCCGCAGCGGCTGGATGAGTTGGCCGGGCACAACTGCCTGCGCTTCATGCTCGCCGGGCGCGTGCACGACCGCTGGTGCTTTCAGGAGGGCCGCCGGGCGCTCACGGTTCAGGTCAGCGGTGATCGGGTCAGCGACGATGCCGACGTGGTGCGACGCTGGGCCCTGGCCGGCGGTGGGCTGGCCTACAAGTCGTGGCTGGACATCGCCGATGACGTCGCCGCCGGGCGTCTGCAGGTCCTGCTGCCGGAACTGGGCGGCGAACCCGCGCCCTTGAATCTGCTCTGTGCCCATCGTGCGCAGTTGAGCCAGCCGGTGCGGCTGCTGCGCGAGCATCTGCAGCAGCGCTGCGCCGAGCTGTTGGCGCCCGCGCCCTGGCTGGCCGCTCGCTGA